AGTTGAGATTTTCTTAGATCCTCTAACTCTATTTCTTTCAATTATTTCAGGAATAGTAGTTGGATTTAGCTTAGGATTGATAGGAGGAGGAGGCTCTGTTCTTGCAGTACCATTGCTGATGTATGTTGTAGGCGTAAAAGACATTCATGTAGCTATTGGTACATCTGCTCTTGCAATAGGAATTATAGCTTTGATCCATCTATTCTCCCATAGAAAAAATAGGAATTTGGAAATCAAAAAAGGCATAAAGTTTGCTTTTCCTGGAATTGTAGGAACTCTAATTGGTTCACAACTTGGTTTGTGGACTTCTTCAGAATATTTGTTAATTATGTTTGCAGCATTTATGGCAGCAATTGGAGTTATGATGATGAAAAAGAAAATTACTAAAATTGAGACAACCGGTGGACATTCAGTATTATTTTTAGTAAAGAAAAATCTACCATTATCTGGTTTCTCAGTAGGAATGCTTTCAGGGTATTTTGGTATCGGTGGTGGTTTTTTAATTGTTCCAACAATGATGTATTCAGGGGGCTTAAACATCATGCAATCAATTGCAACATCATTGGTTTCAGTTAGCTCTTTTGGACTAGTTACTGCTGGAAGATATTTTGTTTCAGGTAATGTAGATGTTATAATTGCAATGTTGGTTATCGTGGGCGGAGTATTAGGAGGTTATTTTGGCATAAAAAGCTCAGAAAAAATACCAAAAGAAAACCTCGTAAAAATATTTTCTATTTTGTTATTTGGTGTTGCATCATACATACTGATAAGAACAGTTATTCTTTGATTGCAAATGATTGCACCATAAACATATTCCATATATCTAAAATTCACTATATTATACGCATGAAACAAAAATCAACCATTGCGTTCTTTTTAGGCGCTATACTTGTATTGACTATCTCAAGTGCTCAAGTTGCATTTGCTGATTCTGATAACGATGATGATGACAAGTATGAAAACGATTATGATGATGACTATGATCGTGAAAATGAAAGAGAACACGAATCAGAACGAGATGATTATGACAAGTATGAAAACGAAAGGAGAAGCTAAACTCCTAAAAATCTAGCAATTGTTCATTTTTTTCAAATTTCATGCAGAATTATGTCTCATTTTATCCCAAAATGGTGGCTCCCCCGTGGATCTATTTAATTCACAGAACATCAGGCTCAAAATTATCGGAATTATTTTCAATCATAGCTAAATCTAATATAGTATAATGATATGAATGTCATATTATACTATGGATATTATAAACTACAAAGTACTGATAGCAGATGATTCAGCATTTATGAGAACATTACTATCAAAAATTTTTCAACATACAGCAGGAGTAGGAGAAATTTTTCAAGTAAACAATGGTGAAGAGGCTCTACAAGCATACAAGGTGCAAAAACCAGATCTGGTGACAATGGATATAGACATGCCAGAGATGGATGGAATTGAGGCTGCAAAACTGATTAAACAATATGATTCAAAAGCAAAGATAGTGATAGTTTCATCATCAGATAAGAAGAATACAAGAGATGAAGCAGAAAAAATAGGAGTTTTTGGGTACATAAGAAAACCATTTGATCGCTTAGAGATAAAGAGAATAATTGAGAATTTATCAAAAGAATAAAACTCACCGAATTTTAGTACGTTAGAAATGATTACACATGATTATCTAATCTTTGAATATATTTTCAATACATTGTAAAATGAAAATTATGATAATTAATAATTCACTAGTAATGAACCCATCAGACAATAAAGGAGATTTTGAGGCATTCAGAAGAATGTTTCATCATAAAATTACTAAATATTCTATTAGATCGAAGAAACACATTTTGAGTCGTAATTGAAAATAGAAACAATTCTAAAATTCTCATATTTATTGAAAAAATTTTAATTTTTTTGGCATGAAGACAGCATTACAAAAAATTATGCTATGCTAAGCGATCGTAAAACTTGATCCAGTTTGATCAGCGAACAAGGTTTTTCCATTATTTTAGAGACATTAAACGGTTTAATTTTTTGCCTATTTCTTTCAGTATAATGTCCAGTCAATATGATGACTTTGGCATCAGGGTTAATTTTTTTAATGTTTTCGAGGCCATAAATTCCATCATAGTTAGGCATCGATAGATCCAGTAAAACTACATCTGGGCGGTATTCTTCATACAACTGAACTGCTTCTAATCCATTATGACCGCATCCTAAAATATTGAATCCCTTCATTTGAAGAAAGTCAGTAAGTGAATCAAGTAAATCATCATTGTCATCTACTACTACAACAGAGTTATTCATTATGATTGAAAGGAATCAAAATTTCATATAGGTATGAGTATGTATTTTTTAAGACACATTTTTGGCAAATGAGATAATATAAGTATCAGATTAACAATTATTATAAGAAATGGAAGACGAGATAGATTTCGAGAAATGTGCAGATCCATTGATGATTATACTAAATTCATTAGAATTGATTAAACTCCAATATAATGGGGTGATGGATGATGGAATCAAGGCTTATCTTAATCGCATAGAGAAATCTGCACAAAAAATTGAACGTTTACTGCAAGAATTAAAAACAAAACACAAAATTTACAATTAAAAAAGTACAAAAATTTTCTAAAATTAATCTAAAATATTGAGAATTCAAAATGAGTCTAAAGAAACTCATACTTTTCTGGGTCAAATTAGAGACACCATTTAGATGAAATATTGAAAGACAGGGTGTATTGCAATTATAATCCAGGTAACAACTCCCTCAAAACTATGATGACTTTTATTTGGTAATGAGATAATCTTTTCATGGAAACTAATATTGGAATTTCCTCTGATAATGCAAAAAACATCGTTGATATTTTGAACAGACTTTTAGCCGATGAGTACGTGTTGTATACCAAAACAAGAAACTATCATTGGAACGTCGTAGGAATACAATTCAATGATCTTCAC
The nucleotide sequence above comes from Nitrosopumilus sp.. Encoded proteins:
- a CDS encoding sulfite exporter TauE/SafE family protein yields the protein MPVEIFLDPLTLFLSIISGIVVGFSLGLIGGGGSVLAVPLLMYVVGVKDIHVAIGTSALAIGIIALIHLFSHRKNRNLEIKKGIKFAFPGIVGTLIGSQLGLWTSSEYLLIMFAAFMAAIGVMMMKKKITKIETTGGHSVLFLVKKNLPLSGFSVGMLSGYFGIGGGFLIVPTMMYSGGLNIMQSIATSLVSVSSFGLVTAGRYFVSGNVDVIIAMLVIVGGVLGGYFGIKSSEKIPKENLVKIFSILLFGVASYILIRTVIL
- a CDS encoding response regulator, translated to MDIINYKVLIADDSAFMRTLLSKIFQHTAGVGEIFQVNNGEEALQAYKVQKPDLVTMDIDMPEMDGIEAAKLIKQYDSKAKIVIVSSSDKKNTRDEAEKIGVFGYIRKPFDRLEIKRIIENLSKE
- a CDS encoding response regulator translates to MNNSVVVVDDNDDLLDSLTDFLQMKGFNILGCGHNGLEAVQLYEEYRPDVVLLDLSMPNYDGIYGLENIKKINPDAKVIILTGHYTERNRQKIKPFNVSKIMEKPCSLIKLDQVLRSLSIA